GGTCGGATATGACCCGCGCGGCCGTAACTCGAAAGCATCCACCATGACCGATCCGATCAGTGATTTCCTCACGCGCCTCCGCAATGCGAGCAAGGCGCGCCTCGACGAGTGCATCGCCCCGCACTCCATGCTGAAAGAGAACGTCGCCAGCATCCTCAAGACTGAGGGCTACGTCGCCGACTACAGCAACGGCACCGACGCGCAGGGCCACAAGACCCTCGTCGTGAAAATGAAGTACGTCGATGGCGCCCCCGCCATTACCGGGCTGAAGCGTGTTTCCACGCCTGGCCGTCGCCTGTACTACCGCTACACCGAAATTCCGCGCGTTCTCAACGGCCTCGGCATCGGCATTCTGTCGACCTCAAAGGGCCTGATGAAGGACGCCGACTGCCGCCGCAACAAGGCGGGCGGCGAACTGATCTGCAACGTCTGGTAAGGAGCCACCATGAGTCGTATCGGCAAACAACCCGTTTCCATCCCCGACAAGGTCAAGGTCACCGTCACCGGTGAGACCGTCCTCGTCGAGGGCCCCAAGGGCAAGGTGCAGAAATCCTTCGCCCCCGTCGTCAAAGTCACCGTGACCGACAAGAAGGTCACCTTCGCTCCCACCGAGGAGTCGCGTTTCGCCAAGGCCATGTACGGCACGGCCCGTTCCGTGGTCGCCGGCATGGTGAAGGGCGTGACCGAAGGTTACGTCAAGGATCTCGAGATCCAGGGCGTCGGTTTCAAGGCGGCGCTGAAGGGCAAGCAGCTCGACCTCGCGCTGGGCTACTCGCATCCGATCCTGATGGACATCCCCGAGGGGATCAAAATTACCGTTACCGACGGCACCAAGCTGAAGGTCGAGGGTGCGGACAAGCAGCTCGTCGGCGCCATTACCGCCGAAATTCGCGGCTACTACCCGCCGGAGCCGTACAAGGGCAAGGGCGTGCGCATCGTCGGCGAACGGGTTCGCCGCAAGGAAGGCAAGACCGTCGCCTAACGCCGGGAGAAACACACATGAGCATTACCAAATCCCGCCTCCTCCAGAATCGTCGCTGGCGCATCCGCAAGAAGGTGAACGGCACTGCCGCTCGCCCGCGCCTCAGCGTCCGCTTCACCGCCAAGCACGTCTATGCCCAGGCCATCGACGACGATGCCGGCAAGACGCTCCTGTTCCTCTCGAGTCTCGATCCCGAGCTCCGCGAGCAGAAGCTGAAGGCCAACATCGCGAGCGCCAAGATCCTCGGTGTCGCTTTCGCCACCAAGGCGAAGGCCGCTGGCATCGAAACGGTGGTGTTCGACCGCAGCGGCGC
The Opitutus sp. ER46 DNA segment above includes these coding regions:
- the rplF gene encoding 50S ribosomal protein L6, whose amino-acid sequence is MSRIGKQPVSIPDKVKVTVTGETVLVEGPKGKVQKSFAPVVKVTVTDKKVTFAPTEESRFAKAMYGTARSVVAGMVKGVTEGYVKDLEIQGVGFKAALKGKQLDLALGYSHPILMDIPEGIKITVTDGTKLKVEGADKQLVGAITAEIRGYYPPEPYKGKGVRIVGERVRRKEGKTVA
- the rplR gene encoding 50S ribosomal protein L18, with protein sequence MSITKSRLLQNRRWRIRKKVNGTAARPRLSVRFTAKHVYAQAIDDDAGKTLLFLSSLDPELREQKLKANIASAKILGVAFATKAKAAGIETVVFDRSGAPYHGKVKTFADAAREGGLKF
- the rpsH gene encoding 30S ribosomal protein S8 — encoded protein: MTDPISDFLTRLRNASKARLDECIAPHSMLKENVASILKTEGYVADYSNGTDAQGHKTLVVKMKYVDGAPAITGLKRVSTPGRRLYYRYTEIPRVLNGLGIGILSTSKGLMKDADCRRNKAGGELICNVW